Proteins co-encoded in one Streptomyces roseochromogenus subsp. oscitans DS 12.976 genomic window:
- a CDS encoding TetR family transcriptional regulator, protein MTKNTPPTESTPPSPGEPAGRRRGRPPRTESAGTRDRILTAARGEFSERGYEKTSVRGIAKAAGVDSALVHHYFGTKEQVFEAAIAVAFAPALDAPVAVADGPLEGVGERLTRFVFGVWENPTTRTPLLAIVRSAVNNDTAAAVFRRLIAAQLLRRIAAQVDLPDPELRAELAAAQLVGTAMMRYVIKLEPLASADLEQIIARVAPVVQHHLTDR, encoded by the coding sequence ATGACCAAGAACACGCCGCCGACCGAGAGCACGCCACCGTCGCCCGGCGAGCCGGCCGGCCGCCGAAGGGGCAGGCCGCCGCGCACCGAGTCCGCCGGCACCCGCGACCGCATCCTCACCGCGGCCCGCGGGGAGTTCTCCGAGCGCGGGTACGAGAAGACGTCCGTCCGCGGCATCGCCAAGGCGGCCGGGGTCGACTCCGCGCTGGTCCACCACTACTTCGGCACCAAGGAGCAGGTCTTCGAGGCGGCCATCGCCGTGGCCTTCGCGCCCGCGCTCGACGCGCCGGTCGCGGTCGCCGACGGCCCACTGGAAGGGGTGGGGGAGCGGCTGACCCGCTTCGTCTTCGGTGTCTGGGAGAACCCCACCACCCGCACCCCGCTGCTGGCCATCGTCCGCTCGGCCGTCAACAACGACACCGCGGCCGCCGTCTTCCGCCGCCTGATCGCCGCCCAGCTGCTGCGCCGGATCGCCGCCCAGGTGGATCTGCCGGACCCCGAGCTGCGCGCCGAGCTGGCCGCCGCCCAGCTGGTGGGTACGGCGATGATGCGCTACGTGATCAAGCTGGAGCCGCTGGCGTCGGCGGACCTGGAGCAGATCATCGCGCGCGTCGCCCCTGTCGTACAGCATCACCTCACGGATCGGTGA
- a CDS encoding Ppx/GppA phosphatase family protein: MRLGVLDVGSNTVHLLVVDAHPGARPLPAHSHKADLRLAQLLDGGGAIGDDGVEKLVGVVRDALQAAEDKGVEDLLPFATSAVREATNADDVLARVADETGVRLQVLTGAEEARLTFLAVRRWFGWSAGKLLVLDIGGGSLEIAYGIDEEPDAAVSLPLGAGRLTAGWLPGDPPAPDAVRTLRRHVRTEIARTVGEFSRLGIPDHVVATSKTFKQLARIAGAARSADGLYVQRELKRESLEAWVPRLAGMTADQRAELPGVSEGRSGQLLAGALVAEGAMDLFGVENLEICPWALREGVILRRLDHMGSD; the protein is encoded by the coding sequence ATGAGACTCGGTGTCCTGGACGTGGGTTCGAACACGGTGCATCTCCTGGTGGTGGACGCCCACCCCGGCGCGCGCCCGCTGCCCGCACATTCGCACAAGGCCGACCTTCGGCTTGCCCAACTGCTCGACGGCGGCGGTGCCATCGGCGACGACGGCGTGGAGAAGCTGGTCGGCGTGGTACGGGATGCGCTCCAGGCCGCCGAGGACAAGGGCGTCGAGGATCTGCTGCCGTTCGCGACCTCCGCCGTCCGGGAGGCCACCAACGCCGACGACGTCCTCGCGCGCGTGGCCGACGAGACCGGCGTACGACTCCAGGTCCTCACCGGCGCGGAGGAGGCCCGGCTGACCTTCCTCGCGGTCCGCCGCTGGTTCGGCTGGTCCGCCGGAAAGCTGCTGGTCCTGGACATCGGCGGCGGTTCCCTGGAGATCGCCTACGGCATAGACGAGGAGCCGGACGCCGCCGTCTCGCTGCCGCTCGGCGCCGGGCGGCTCACCGCCGGCTGGCTGCCCGGCGACCCACCCGCCCCCGACGCCGTGCGCACGTTGCGCCGCCATGTACGTACGGAGATCGCCCGCACGGTCGGCGAATTCAGCCGCCTCGGCATCCCCGACCATGTCGTCGCCACCTCCAAGACCTTCAAGCAGCTCGCCCGCATCGCCGGCGCCGCCCGCAGCGCCGACGGCCTCTACGTCCAGCGCGAACTCAAACGTGAGTCCCTGGAGGCCTGGGTCCCGCGCCTCGCCGGAATGACCGCCGACCAGCGCGCCGAACTCCCGGGAGTCTCGGAGGGCCGCTCCGGCCAGCTGCTGGCCGGCGCCCTGGTGGCCGAGGGCGCGATGGACCTGTTCGGCGTCGAGAACCTGGAGATCTGTCCGTGGGCCCTGAGGGAGGGCGTGATCCTGCGGCGCCTTGATCACATGGGTTCGGACTAG
- a CDS encoding sugar phosphate isomerase/epimerase family protein gives MTDVAEARDADVRIALSTASVYPESTATAFEVAARLGYDGVEVMVWTDPVSQDIEALRRLSDYHGIPVLAVHAPCLLITQRVWSTDPWVKLQRARAAAEKLGASTVVVHPPFRWQRQYARDFVDGIWRMADETDVRFAVENMYPWRYRDREMLAYAPDWDVTQHDYRHFTIDLSHTATARADALDMIDRMGDRLGHVHLADGRGSAKDEHLVPGRGTQPCAELLEHLTLSGFDGHVVIEVNTRRAMSAAEREADLAEALAFTRKHLASAVRVPRP, from the coding sequence GTGACGGACGTGGCTGAAGCAAGGGACGCGGACGTGCGTATCGCGCTGTCGACGGCCTCCGTATACCCGGAGTCCACGGCGACGGCCTTCGAGGTCGCCGCGCGCCTCGGGTACGACGGCGTCGAGGTCATGGTGTGGACCGACCCGGTCAGCCAGGACATCGAGGCGCTGCGCCGCCTGTCGGACTACCACGGCATTCCGGTCCTGGCGGTCCACGCCCCCTGCCTGCTGATCACCCAGCGGGTCTGGTCGACGGACCCCTGGGTCAAGCTGCAGCGCGCCCGGGCGGCCGCTGAGAAGCTGGGCGCCTCCACCGTCGTCGTACACCCGCCCTTCCGCTGGCAGCGGCAGTACGCGCGCGACTTCGTCGACGGGATCTGGCGGATGGCGGACGAGACGGACGTACGGTTCGCGGTAGAGAACATGTACCCGTGGCGCTACCGGGACCGCGAGATGCTCGCCTACGCCCCCGACTGGGACGTCACCCAGCACGACTACCGGCACTTCACGATCGATCTCAGCCACACCGCGACCGCCCGCGCGGACGCCCTGGACATGATCGACCGCATGGGCGACCGCCTCGGCCATGTGCACCTCGCCGACGGCCGGGGCTCGGCCAAGGACGAGCACCTGGTGCCCGGCCGCGGCACCCAGCCCTGCGCCGAGCTGCTGGAACACCTGACCCTCTCCGGCTTCGACGGCCATGTCGTCATCGAGGTCAACACCCGCCGCGCGATGTCCGCCGCCGAGCGCGAGGCCGACCTCGCCGAGGCCCTGGCCTTCACCCGCAAGCACCTGGCGTCGGCGGTCCGGGTGCCCCGGCCATGA